In one Chloroflexota bacterium genomic region, the following are encoded:
- a CDS encoding HesA/MoeB/ThiF family protein: MNENALRDRLLASAVHEGELRLLPLAAEKALAEEFGLPHREVQIAAVQNRILPARYQRSLGTVGWDGQLALLRATCGIVGLGGLGGWIVEGLARMGVGCLILIDGDRFAENNLNRQALCWESTLGQPKTVAAAERVRNLNPAVEVRAHAVWADEHSLPDLLRGATVIVDALDTLPTRIVLQKVAQSLGVPMVHGAIAGYIGQVMTIFPGDAGLLALYPEGKSPERGAEALWGNPAATPMMIASWQIQEVVKIITGRGQPLRNRMLLMDAEQGTAEILKLGDL, encoded by the coding sequence ATGAACGAGAACGCTTTGCGAGACCGACTCCTGGCGTCTGCCGTCCACGAAGGCGAACTCCGCCTGTTGCCCCTCGCCGCCGAGAAAGCCCTGGCCGAGGAATTCGGCCTGCCCCACCGCGAGGTGCAAATCGCCGCGGTGCAAAACCGCATCCTGCCCGCGCGCTACCAGCGCAGCCTGGGCACGGTCGGCTGGGACGGCCAACTCGCGCTGCTCCGCGCCACGTGCGGCATCGTGGGCCTGGGCGGCCTCGGCGGGTGGATCGTGGAGGGCCTGGCCCGCATGGGCGTGGGCTGCCTCATCCTCATTGACGGCGACCGATTCGCCGAGAACAACCTGAACCGCCAAGCCCTGTGTTGGGAGTCCACCCTCGGACAGCCGAAGACGGTTGCCGCCGCCGAGCGCGTCCGCAACCTCAACCCCGCCGTGGAAGTCCGCGCCCACGCCGTGTGGGCCGACGAGCATTCGCTGCCCGACCTGCTGCGCGGCGCCACCGTGATCGTGGACGCGCTGGACACCCTGCCGACGCGCATCGTCCTGCAGAAGGTCGCCCAGAGTCTCGGCGTGCCCATGGTGCATGGAGCCATCGCGGGATACATCGGCCAGGTCATGACCATCTTCCCAGGCGACGCCGGCCTTCTCGCCCTGTACCCCGAGGGCAAATCGCCCGAACGCGGCGCCGAGGCGTTGTGGGGCAACCCCGCCGCCACGCCTATGATGATCGCGTCGTGGCAAATCCAGGAGGTCGTCAAGATCATCACCGGCCGCGGCCAGCCGCTCCGCAACCGCATGCTCCTCATGGATGCCGAACAGGGCACGGCGGAAATCCTGAAACTCGGAGACCTCTGA